From Megalobrama amblycephala isolate DHTTF-2021 linkage group LG24, ASM1881202v1, whole genome shotgun sequence, the proteins below share one genomic window:
- the slc25a55b gene encoding solute carrier family 25 member 55b translates to MSQQPISLPAKLINGGVAGLVGVTCVFPIDLAKTRLQNQRGSQRVYKNMMDCLIKTVRSEGYFGMYRGAAVNLTLVTPEKAIKLAANDFFRQRLSRGELKLSVFQEMLAGCGAGMCQVIVTTPMEMLKIQLQDAGRLVAQQRHMLHTVKLGTASPVLNCSYSVGPVSSTRKVSAIQITQELLRTKGIQGLYKGLGATLMRDIPFSVIYFPLFAHINQLGKTSEEDDVPFYWSFISGCVAGCTAAVAVSPCDVVKTRLQSLNKSANEDTYNGVLDCIRKIMRKEGPTAFLKGAGCRALVIAPLFGIAQVVYFIGVGEFLLGQTPFNLYSV, encoded by the exons ATGTCTCAACAACCAATCAG CCTCCCTGCCAAGCTCATCAATGGTGGAGTTGCTGGACTGGTGGGTGTTACCTGTGTGTTTCCCATAGATCTTGCCAAGACAAGACTCCAGAACCAAAGAGGAAGCCAACGGGTCTACAAAAATAT GATGGACTGTCTGATAAAGACTGTTCGATCTGAGGGATACTTTGGAATGTACAGAG GTGCAGCAGTCAACCTGACACTGGTGACTCCTGAAAAGGCCATCAAACTGGCCGCCAATGATTTCTTCCGTCAGCGACTCAGTAGGGGAGA ACTCAAGCTGAGCGTGTTTCAGGAAATGCTGGCTGGTTGCGGGGCAGGGATGTGTCAGGTTATTGTAACAACCCCCATGGAAATGCTCAAGATCCAACTTCAGGATGCAGGACGACTTG TGGCTCAGCAGAGGCACATGCTCCACACTGTGAAACTTGGAACGGCCAGTCCAGTCCTGAACTGCTCGTACAGTGTGGGTCCTGTGTCTTCAACCAGGAAAGTGTCAGCCATTCAGATTACCCAGGAACTGCTTCGCACAAAGGGCATCCAGGGACTTTACAAAGGACTAGGTGCAACCCTCATGAG GGATATCCCCTTCTCTGTGATTTACTTTCCACTGTTTGCCCACATCAACCAGCTGGGCAAGACATCTGAGGAAGACGACGTGCCTTTTTACTGGTCTTTTATTTCGGGCTGTGTGGCTGGATGTACAGCGGCTGTGGCAGTCAGTCCTTGTGATG TGGTGAAAACCCGGCTGCAGTCACTCAATAAAAGTGCCAATGAAGACACCTATAATGGCGTGTTAGACTGCATCAG AAAGATAATGCGTAAAGAAGGGCCAACTGCTTTTCTGAAGGGTGCCGGCTGCAGGGCGCTAGTCATTGCTCCACTCTTTGGAATTGCTCAAGTAGTTTACTTTATCGGTGTTGGAGAGTTCCTCTTAGGACAAACCCCATTCAACCTTTACTCTGTCTAA